Part of the Suricata suricatta isolate VVHF042 chromosome 8, meerkat_22Aug2017_6uvM2_HiC, whole genome shotgun sequence genome, CAGCTGCCCCTTTCAGTATCTGCAAATCTCTCAGCCAAGCCGTTCCTCGCATTCTCCCCGCGCCTGAGTCAATCTCTTGCTGGGCAGCAACAGGGCAGAAATCTTAGCTCCCTATTCAGAACCCTGGTGGACCAGGGAATAAGGCCAGGGACCCTGGGAGCTCTCCGACTCTGAGGGAGGAAGGTTCCCCGGATAGCAATCACGGCGGGTGCAGGGAGCACTGGGCCCGGCATGGCAGGCTCATTCAAGTTGGAAGGGCGCTGGAGGGTAAGCCATGACCGTACCTAACCTAATTACCCACCAGCACCCGCAGTCCGCGCCTGCACCTGTTCCCCCGCGCGGGTCAGGAGCGCCAGCCACATTGTCTCCTTCACTCTCGTTCTTAACACGGACAATCTACAGCTCTTGGTCCTGGGGAAAAGTTTGGTGCGATAGTAGCTCgtttcactttggaaaatagcatGCTACCCTTCCCAACTGGCATATACCACAGGTCGGGGGCCAAAAGCGGGCGCGCGGCAGACGAGTGGGAAACCTGTGTCGGCTTCCCAGAATCGCGGGGGCAGGAACGGAAAGTAGAGCGGAGAACCGAACCCCTGCCTGAGCGGAACCGGGACCGGGAGGGCGATCGCGGGCTCCGCGCCCCTCCTGGCGCCGCGCCAACCAATGAGCGCAGCCCGCGCCGCCGCGCCCCTCGCGCCCCAGGCATAAAGGCTCCAGCGCTCGCCGCCCCGCACATTTCTGGTCCCGACACAGACTCAGAAAGAACCAACCATGGTGCTGTCTGCCGCCGACAAGAGCAACATCAAGGCCGCCTGGGATAAGATTGGGAGCCATGGTGGCGAGTACGGCGCGGAGGCCCTGGAGAGGTGAGGACCCAGCGTTCCCTTGTTGGCACCGGGGACTCAACGACTCCCCCGCGGTCCTTGTCCCGCACCGCCCCACCTGACCCTGCCTCGCCCACCCTTTCCCCCCGCCAGGACCTTCATGTGCTTCCCCACCACCAAGACCTACTTCCCCCACTTCGACCTGAGCCACGGCTCCGCCCAGGTCAAGGCGCACGGCAAGAAGGTGGCCGACGCTCTGACCCTCGCGGTGGGCCACCTGGACGACCTGCCCAACGCCCTGTCGGCTCTGAGCGACCTGCACGCGTACAAGCTGCGTGTGGACCCCGTCAACTTCAAGGTGAGGCCGCGCTGGGAGACATCTGGGGCGGAGGGCTCGCCCGGGGGCCCTGCTAGCAGGAGGGCAGAGTCCCGCGGGTTCCAGAAGGTGGAGCGCGGGCCGTCGCGTGCCCCGACGCCCCCTGACGTCCCCTCTCCCCGCAGCTCCTGAGCCACTGTCTGCTGGTGACCCTGGCCAGCCACCACCCCGCGGAGTTCACCCCTGCCGTCCACGCCTCCCTGGACAAGTTCCTCAGCTCCGTGAGCACCGTGCTGACCTCCAAATACCGTTGAGCGAAGCCGTGGCGCTCGTGTGACCGGGCGCCGCACTTCCTGGTCTTTGAATAAAAGTCTGAGTGGGCTGCAGCCTGTGTGCCTCTGTTCTCTTTGTTGCTGGGTGcggtgtggtgggggtgggggtggggtgattCTCCTCAACTCCCACCAGGACCTCCCTCAGCcacaaaggagggagggaaactgaggatGAAACCTCCAGGAATGTGCTGAACCAGCTCCAGCCCTGGGAAGGGCCAGACTTCCAAGGGTTCCTCTCTGGGGTGAGAGGTAGAGGAGTCTTAAGATTGTCACCTGCATCTGAAGTTTCTCTAACAGCCATTAAACAAACAGTCTAGGCcaaaacaaggcaaaacaaaccacaaaactACACCACTCCCGGTGCAAATGCTGCTGCTAGACAATTTCTATGAGATATCCACCTCcttcctggcagagggaaggtgggttgGAAAGGGGGTTGCAGCCCTGCCCACCCTTCCTCGGTGGTCACAGTAACCCttgagggacagaggtggggatAAGTCAGGGAAGAGGAATGGGCAATGCGCTGGGTGGACCTGCCGAGGGGCACCCGGGGAAGCGCTTTAGCAGAGCACCTTGCTCCCTTTTCCTGCCGCTCACTGTTTGCGCCACCATGTGTCCCCGGCTCATTGCTCCCCCTATTCAATCGCCCAAGGCTCCTGGGGTCCCCCAGAAGTTCTGCCCTGGTGCTGTGAACAAGATTGGGAAAGGCTCCCGGCCCAAGCGCTGAAGCCTCACAGGTCCCTGCAAGGCCTCAGACTGTGAGTGCCTCCAGCCCAGCCTGAGCTCCAGGGCGACACGCAGCCCGATTCCTTTTGGGGTGCTGGCAGGGCCCCTTACTCACGGCTCTCTTTTTGAGCACAGGCCTCTCTGAACAGCTggggagctgctgcttctccACCATACCTTCTTCCTTTGCCCTACAACCctattcatttctatttaaatatagaaaactctTAAGAAATAAACTAcgggaggcacctgagtggctcagtcaactgagggTTTGGCTTCCGCTTAGGTCCTGATCAACACAgctcctgagtttaagccccacatcggggctgCCTGCTCTCAGCTCCGGttctactttggatcctctgtcctctgtctctgcccctccccactcacactctctctcaaaagtaaacattagggggcgcctgggtggctcagtcggttaagcgtctggcttcggctcaggtcagatctcacggttcgtgggttcgagccccgcgtcgggttctgtgctgacagctagctcagagcctggagcccgcttcaaattctgtatctccctctctctctgacctcccctgctctagctgtctctctcggtctctcaaaaataaattaaaaaagcattaaaaaaattaaaaaaaaaagtaaacattaaaaaaaaaaaagaagtaaactaatggaggcacctgggcggctcaggaggctgagcgtccaactctttatctcagctcaggtctggtctcagggttgtggttgtgagttcaagccccgtgttgggcactgtgctgggcacggagcctaccataaacaaacaaaaatccgcCCAtgttttaacacacacacacacgagctcTTCCCATGTTAGGAATGTAAGCCTTTGGCTGAGAAGTGTCCCCAAGTCTTACCCTGAAAAGACTCAGGGGCAGAGGGATTTGGAACAAGATGAAGAAGGGGGTTATCCCTGGCCTAGAGGTGGGTCTTTCAAGCCCCTAAGCATCTAGTGTCTTATTCTTTTTGGGAGCCAGAACTGGGCCTTTGGCGCTGACAGAATCAGGAAAAGCGTGGAGGGTAGGAGGGGACAGGGGACTGAGCTGGGGGACAGTCCTGTGTGACCAAATTAGAGGACCAGACGTGCCAGGAGGCAGAGC contains:
- the LOC115298488 gene encoding hemoglobin subunit alpha; amino-acid sequence: MVLSAADKSNIKAAWDKIGSHGGEYGAEALERTFMCFPTTKTYFPHFDLSHGSAQVKAHGKKVADALTLAVGHLDDLPNALSALSDLHAYKLRVDPVNFKLLSHCLLVTLASHHPAEFTPAVHASLDKFLSSVSTVLTSKYR